The genome window GCTGTTTATTCTTAAGAATTGTGAGAATCTGAAAAAAAAAGACGAAGTCGATCCCCTTGCGAAATACTGCGAACATCCCCACGAGGATACCTACCTTGTTTTGTTATCCGACGAAATAAGCATCGATAGGAATATTGAAAACGCGGTGAGCCGGGATCATCGTCGGGTTTTCTGGGAACTTTTTGAAAATCGTAAACACGAATGGGTCCAGACCTTCTTTCGGCGAGAGGGCTTTTCTATTGAGCCCGCCGCCATTGAAACCATTCTTGAACTGGTAGAAAACAATACGGACGCCCTCAGGCAGGAGTGTTCCCGCCTATGTCTGGTACTTGATAAAAACCAGCCTATCACGGCAGAACAGGTAGAAAGTTACCTGACCCACAATAAAGAAGAATCCCCCTTTACCCTCTTTTCTCACCTTGCCCGGCGTAACCTGGGAAAAAGTTTGGAAACGCTACACACCCTGCTAAACTCAAAGGAAAGTGTGCAGGCCCTGCTCGCAGGGCTTCTGTGGTGTTTTAGAAAATTGGAGAGTTATCTGGTTCTGGAACAACAGGGGCTTTTATCAGAGATGGAATTAAAAAAGATAGGCCTGGGTTCCCGTAAAGCCCAGGAAGATTACCGGCAGGCAAGCAGGACGTTTACCCTGTCTCAGGTGCATCATAGTATTGCATTGTTGGCCAAAACGGACGTGGAAATCCGTATGGCCGGTTCAGCCATGGAAAGCCTCTTGATGGAACTTTTGCTCTATAGCATACTTAAGTAGAATAGTAATAATCTCGCAAGGAGTCGATATGGCAGACAATAAGCACATACTCATTATCGGTGGAGGTTATGGAGGAATCGAAGCGGCCAAACGTCTTGCTAAGACCTTTAAAAAAGATACTCATATCACTATTACCTTGATAGATAAACGGCCCTATCACACATTGATGACCGAACTCCACGAGGTGGCAGGCCACCGGGTGGAAGGAGATTCCGTTCGGGTACCCTATGCCAAGATATTCGGTGGTTCTAAGGTACAGGTGGTACTCGACACCATTGAATCCATCGATTTCGCAAAGCAGGAAGCCCGTTCAAAAAGCGCAGTATATACCTACGATTACCTTGTCCTGGGAACCGGAGCGGAGCCAGACTTCTTTGGCATCCCCGGTACCAAAGAAAATGCCCTGACCCTCTGGTCCTACGAAGATGCCGTTCGCATCCGGCACCATATTGAATCGATGTTTGAGCAGGCCGTTGCAATTCAGGATCCAGCACTGAGAAGAAAGATGCTTACCTTTGTGGTAGCAGGGGCCGGTTTTACGGGCATTGAAATGGCGGGGGAACTCCTGGAATGGCGGGACGCGATGTGCGCCAAATGGCTGGTTTCTCCCGAAGAGGTTCGCATTGTGGTCGTAGAGGCCCTTCCCTCCATCCTTCCGATGCTGGAAGAGGATCTCCGAAAAAAAGTAGAGCGGTATCTTCAGAAAAAGAAGGTAGAGGTCCTTACCCAGACCCCCATCGTAGGGGCCGACGCTGGTCTCGTAAAACTGCAAAATGGTTCTACCATCGAAACGGCAACGTTTATCTGGACCTGTGGGGTTCAGGGAAGCCAATTTGGCGGCACCCTTGCATTAGAAAAGGGAAAACGCAACAGAATTCAGGTTACCCCTGAAATGAATGCGCCCCAATATCCCAACGTGTTCCTGACAGGGGATATGGTGTGGTTCCTCGAGAACGAAAAACCCCTCCCGCAGGTAGTAGAAACGGCCCTTCAAACCGCAGACGTGGTGGCCCATAACATCGCAGCGGCTATCAAGGGGGGCGAAACAAAACAGTTTAAATCCAATTATCATGGTTTTATGGTTTCCGTGGGAAGCAAGTACGGCGTATCCAATGCGGGGGGCATCAAACTCTCGGGGTTCTTTGCCATTGCCATGAAACACCTTGTAAATCTCCATTATCTTTTTGGGGTAGCGGGAATAAACCAATGCTGGGAATACCTCAAACATGAATTTCTTAACATGGACAGTGGTCGTTCCATCCTCCGGGGTTTTGGGGCCTACAAAACCAGGGGTTACTGGATCCTTCCCCTCCGTCTTTGGCTAGGCCTTATGTGGGTGATGGAAGGGGTCAATAAAATAGGAGAAGGCTGGCTTGCCTGGAGTAGTGGAAGCAAATCATGGTGGATGTTCAGTCCCGGCGTTATCCAGGCGGGAGTAACCAAAGCCGCAGAGACCCTTCAGAATGGGGCAGCGGAGGCAGTTTCTGCCGCATCTGAAGCAGCAACCGAAGGGGCGGCCGCCGCCACGCAGGCAGTTGCCGAAGCAGTAAGTGCCGCATCCGATGCGGGAACCTGGGATGCCGCCGGTACCGCGGCGACCCAGGCGGCGGAGCAAACCGCAAAGGCCTTCGGGAAAATCTGGGATTTGAGTAAACCCATATTCGACGTTAATGGTCCCGTCGCAACCTGGTTTAGAACCACCTTAATGGATGGCATTGCGGCCCACATTCCTTTCCAGATTTTTCAGCTCATGGTAGTCCTTACGGAGATTGCCATTGGGTTAGCGCTGATGGGAGGGCTATTTACCTGGCTGGCGGCGGCCGCATCCATTGCAATGTGTATCGTGTTCACCCTTTCAGGCATGTTTGCCTGGGACCAGGTGTGGTTTGTTTTTGCGGCGTTCTTAATGCTGGGTGGAGCAGGAAGGGCCTTTGGTCTTGATTGCTGGGTAGTTCCCTTCTTTAAGAAGTGGTGGAACGGGATTCCCTTTGTACAGCGCCACCATCTGTATCTGGACAATCCGAGCCGCAAAACTACGTCCAAAAAATAAGCACCTCCTCGATGTTGTCTTTTTTTAAGAACTATCCGGCCCTGGCTGCGGATCTGCAGGTGGTCCAGGGCCGCATTCTCGAGGTCTGTAGCTCTTCCAACCCCTTAATCCAGGAGGCGGTAAAGGTCCTCTTTGACAACCAGGGAAAGATGCTCCGCCCCGCCCTGCTCATCATCGGTTCCTGGTATGGGAAAGAGCCGAATCGGGAGAAAATTATCAACCTCTCTGCAGCCCTGGAACTGCTCCACGTGGCAACCCTCGTGCACGATGATGTCATTGATGATGCGCCACTGCGCCGGGGGAATCCCACGGTGCACAGCCGCTTTGGACAGAAAGACGCCGTTCTGGTGGGGGATTTTCTTTTGTCCCGCTGTTTTATCCTTGCATCAGAATACACTTCCCCTGAGAATGCCCGGTACATTGCCCGAGCCATGAGTGTCATTTGTTCTATGGAAATCGAACAGGACACCCATCGTTTTCAGGCAAGCCTTTCTATCCGGTCGTACCTCCGCAAAATCATCGGGAAAACCACTATTCTTTTTGGGTCGGCCCTTTTTGTCGGGGCTAGTGAAAGCAAGGCACCCCGCCGAATTCAGGAAATTTTAAGAAGAATTGGATATAACCTCGGGATGGCCTTTCAAATTATTGATGATATCCTGGATTACACCGGCGATCCGGAGGTGATAAAAAAACCCCGCGGGAGCGACCTTCGTTCAGGGCTCGTAACCCTGCCCCTTATCCTGGCCCTGCACAAAGACAGGACGGGAAAACTTCATCAACTGGTGGCTCCTGGTCAGTTCGAAAAAGCCGATCCCCTTGAAATTATCGAACTCTGTGAAAAACTTGGCGGTATCGAAGAGGCCCGTCATGTAGCTCATTCCTATACACAGCGGGCCCTGTTCCTTATTGATACCCTTCCCCAAAGCAGCCCTACCCCCATGCTGCGGGAACTCACCACCCAGCTCTTATACCGGAAGTATTAATTAAAGAAGGGGCTTTCAAAGGCCCCGGTGGGGCATCGCCGGTATCACCCTGGTATTTGAGGAACGGTGCCGTGAGGGTTCGTCCACCATTTATTCACCCCTGTCCGTTGTATCGAGGTATGCCCAGGGGGTACTATTCTGTTTACAGAAAAGGGTAGGCCCAGCGGGCTAGGTACCTATCACAATCATTGTCTGTTTTTATTGAACAATGTTTTAGAAATATGCTAGGGTACTTCAATGCTACAGGTTTTTCTCATCGCCCTTGGTCTTTCGATGGATGCCTTCGCAGTTTCCGTTTCTGCGGGGATATGCATTGCCCAGCTTCAGTGGCCCTACATTCTCCGAGGGGCCTTTTCGTTCGGTTTTTTCCAATTTCTAATGCCCCTTATAGGATGGACTGCGGGCCTATATTTTCGAAATCAAATTCAAAACTATGACCATTGGGTGGCCTTTGCCCTTCTTGTCTTTATCGGGGGCAAGATGTTGCTAGAAAGCTTCGGAGAAAAAGATCCCTCTTGCCCGGATGACTCAGAAAATCAAATGAGGTCATCCCATGTGGATATCAGGAATATCCGCATTTTATTGTTGCTTTCCCTTGCCACAAGCATCGATGCCCTGGCCGTAGGTCTTTCGTTTAGTTTCCTCGGCTATTCAATTGTGGATGCGGCTCTACTTATCGGCCTCATTACCCTGGGGGTATGTCTTCTGGGCTTTGAATTCGGGAAACGGCTCGGCCATCTTATCGAGAAACGGGCAGAACAATTGGGTGGCATCATCCTGGTAGGTATTGGGATTAAAATTCTTTTAGAACATCTCCTGAAGTAACTCATGAGAAACGTTCTGGAACCCGAGGCCCCCGGCATGCCCTATCTTTGCCAGGTAAAGCAAAGAGCAAGAGGTTGCACATTAACAACCCTACGACGCCCAATGCCCAGGGGAGGGGAAAACCCCTTCCTTTTCACGTAGCTCAATCGGTAAAAAAGACGGCCCCTTTTTTACGTACCCTAAAAAGGGGCCCCGCATCTTCAATTCAGCAACCGGGATTTTACAGAACCTGATAGATACCACACTTCAAATAGAGGGACTCATCATATCCTACTAAAATAGGATGATCAATGCTTTGATAACGGAATTCCACCAATCGAAGACGCCGATCCGCTTCGGCGGCGGCCATTTCTATCATCTCTTTAAATTTATCTTCCGTCATGGCCTGACTGCAGGAACAGGTAAACAGAAATCCCCCCCGTTTAAGCACCAGAAGGGCATGCCGATTAATGTCCCGATAACCCCGAAGTGCGCCGGCGAGGGCGGTCTTTGTTTTTGCGAAGGCCGGGGGATCTAACACGATACAATCAAATTGTCGACGCTCTTGAACAAGATTTCTGAGTACCTCAAAGACATCCCCTTCCAGGGTCTGAATCCGCTCGGAGACCCCATTTATCCGGGCATTGAGATGGAGCATTGCGAGGGCATCCTTTGACACATCTACCGCAAGCACCTCCTGAGCTCCATAGCGGGCCGCGTGGATGCTAAAACCTCCCGTATGACAACAGAGGTCCAGAACAGTTCCCCCTTTGACAAAGGGTTCAAGCCGGGCCCGGTTTTCCCGCTGATCCAGGAAGTGCCCCGTCTTTTGACCGCCCAAAAGGTCTACCACAAAGGGGAACTGGTTTTCAAAAACGCAAATACCCTTTTCCGGCCACGTTCCCTGTAAAAGCCCCGCCCGAGGGGTAAGACCTTCCAGGCTTCGAACCGGCGTATCATCCCGCTCGATAATACCTTTCGCTTTTCCCAAAAGATTTTCCAGGGCTTCTAGCACAAGGGAACGTCGCTGGTCCATCCCGTAGGAAAGAAACTGCACCGCATACCACACGCCGGGGGAACCCAATCGTTCCTGCAGCAGATCGAAAGTAAGCGGGCGCCTTTGGGCATCGGCATTGCCTTCAAAGGCCTCCCCCGGATTTCCTACACCATCGTTTTTTGTGGTTTGTGCCCCATCGTACATCGATAGAACCTGTTCCAAGGGCCACCCCACAAAACGGTCCACAATAAGCCCAGGCAAGCCATCGGCCTCTCCAAAAACAAGACGGACCGACGTAGTATCCAGGTTATACCAGCGACGGCGCCATTCCAGGGCTTTCCGTAAACGGTGGATAAAAAAACCCCGGTCTATGCCTTCCTTTGAAGGGCTATAGAGACGGGCGATAATCTTTGAATGGGGATTTGCCAGGGCCCGCCCCACATAGGTTTTGCGAGAACTTTCCACATCTACCAGTTCCCCCGGCTCAAGAGAGACCAGGTCCCCCTTTGGATCCACAATGGCGGCCACCTCATTATCAAATACCCACGGATGACCCCGCAAAAGACGATATTCTTCTCCCGCCTTTAGAATAATACGTTTCATTCTCTCCTCTTTTATTGCCCGGGGGCCTTCCGTCGAACCACCAATTCCTGCAGGGCCAGGTTTTCTGCGGATACCGCTTCTTTCCTGATTTTTTCGTATATCCAGTATTGGGCTCGAAACGGTTCTTCCGTGGCCCCTGCGAGTGACGAGACAGGAAGCCACCTACCATCCCTTTGTAGCCGATGAGCATGGGTAGTATCTCTAAAATAGGCAAAGAGAAAGCTCTTTATCTCTTCTTTTATATCCACATCCACAATCGGGAAAAGTAATTCTATTCGTCGTTCTAGGTTTCGCGGCATCCAATCTGCACTCGAAAGGTAGACTTCCTCGGCCCCCCCATTCATAAAATATAGGATCCGGGCATGTTCGAGGTAGCGATCGATAACACTCACCACCTCAATAGTAGAAGACAAGCCGGGCACGCCTGGCACAAGCATACAGATACCCCGAACATTCAGCTGAATCTGAACCCCTGCCTGGCTTGCCCGATACAACGCTTCTATGACCTCTGGATCAGAGAGGGAATTCAATTTGGCGACAATTTTACCGGGATATCCTTGACTTGCCCGTCTTGTTTCCCGATCTATCAATTCTAAAAGTCGCTGTTTAAGGTTGATAGGGGCCACAGAAAAGAGTTTCATCGATTGAACGATAGAATATCCCGTAATCATGTTAAAAAACAGGGTCACATCCTGGGCATATTCTTCGTAAGCGGTAAGCAAGCCCACATCGGCATACAGGCGAGCGGTCTTATCATTATAGTTTCCCGTAGAAAGATGCACATACCGAACCATGGAATCCTCTTCCCGGCGCACAATAAGACATACCTTGGCATGCACCTTTAAACGGGCAAGGCCATACACCACGATGGCCCCCGCTTCTTCGAGCCGATTTGCCCAGGTGATATTCTGTTCCTCATCAAACCGGGCTTTAAGTTCCACTACGGCGGTAACATGTTTACCATTCCGCGCTGCCTGCTCTAAGGCCCGAACTATCGGCGAATCCCCACTGGTACGGTACAGGGTAATCTTTATCGCCACCACCCGGGGATCCGTCGCCGCATCTTGCAGGAGCCGCACCACCGGATCAAAAGAATGATACGGATGATACAAGAGAACATCCGATTGGCGAATCCGATCCCACAGGGGCCCTTCTTCAGGTAAAGCCGGTGGCCAGTAATGGGTCCAGGCTTCATATTTCAATCCTTCAAAGCCCTTCACATGAATGAGGGGCATCAGGGCCGGTATATCGATGGGATGGGGGGTAACATAGACATCCTCATCTCCAAGGGCAAGAAGATCCTGGATGATAGCACGTAAGCTTGTACTTGTAGAAGAGCAAACCATCCTCACAGGAGCAGACCGTTCCCGGTTCCGAAGCACCTCCGCCATAGCCTCGATAAAATCCTCATCCCGCTCTTCATCTACCGAGATATCCGCATCCCGGGTAATCCGAAACAGCATTGATTCCCGAATAGCATACCCCGGGAAAAGGAGATATCCCCAGCGGAGAAGCACCTCATCCAGCAAGGTGCATTGGCGGACCCCCTCTTTACTGGGGGGAAGCCAGATAAGGCGCTCAATGCTCGAAGGAATCTGGACTATCACCGGGAGGGGTTCGGATGTTTCATCAGCCATGGCCGAACCATTTTCCGACGGTCCTGGCTTAGATGAGGCGGCCACAGTTTCCTGGGGGACCAGCAGAAAAGCTCCATGCAGTTTAAGATTTCCTATGGTGGGCACCTCTTCTCCCGCCTTCATCCTCAGGGGTGTTAGCGCAGGATACACTTGATTCATAAAGAGGTGTTCCAGATACTGGGCCTGTTCCTCTGAGTACTCTTCGGCTCGAAGCAATTCTAAGCCTGAACGAACAAGGGCGGGCAAAATCTCTTCCTGTAAACAGACATATTGTCGTTCCACAATAGATTGGATTTTTTCCCTCGCCCGGCGCAATTGTTCTTCTATGGAAAGCCCCGAAATATCGGGCCCCGCCCCTGACCGCAGAGCCCGTTTTAGGGTCGCAATACGAATCATAAAAAATTCGTCAAAATTAGAGGAAACGATGATAAGATACTTGAGTCGCTCCAGAAGGGGCACATCTTTTCGTAAGGCTTCATAGAGAACCCGTTCGTTAAAATCAATCCAGGATAAGTCCCGACTAAAAAAAACATTCTTCTCTTCCATAAAATTATTTTCCCTTTATATCCAGAAGTCCCGTATATCCATCCGTTGCATATAAAGAAAGGAGCCGTCCTTGCTCCCCTTCACTTTCAGGCCAACAACACCCGGTACCCATATACATTCATAAAAAGGTCCGCCTTTTCTTCTATCCCTATTCGTTCCATGGTTATGTCCTGTTCGTCAGAAAGCCGAATAAGGATCGTATCATCCCGTATTTCCAGGGTAAAGTCCCGGATTCGCTGGGCATGGCCCCGATCGAGGGCATCCGCAATCCGAAGGATGGCCGCCAATTTAAGCACCAGGATCCGCTCTTCTCGCTGAAGGGCCAGATAGGCAATATGGGTTGAATTAGGGGGAGCCTTACGGTGATACCGCACCACATTAGAAATGATATTAAGTTCATCCTGGTGCAACCCAAAGATCTCCGAATTGGCAATAATGTACTGACTATGTTTATGGTGCCCCGAACTCCGAATAAACATACCGATATCATGGAGCAGGGCCCCTATTTCCAGAAAGAGCCGGGAACGGCGTTCCAGCCCATGGATAGGCCGCAGTTCATCAAAGAGGCGAAGCGCAAGCATCCGCACATGACGGGCATGTTCTTCATCAAAACGGTATTTTCGACCGAGGTTGATCGCCGAGGCAATAATCTGAGAAAAAAATTCTTCCTGCAGATCGCTTTCTATCCCCGAGGCCAGGGTAATCAGCATTCCTTCCCGAATAGAAGCATTGGGAACGATCACCTCGGTGGCACTGGTTTGCTCAAGAAAAAGCTTGTATGTCAACAGCCCCGGAATAATGCCTTCCGCTTCTGCATAGGGGATCCTGAGTTTTTGTACACATTCTTCTACCGAATAATTTTCGATCCGATCCACAAAATCGATGAATACCTGGCGACCAATAATCCAGCAGTTTTTATTTATCTCAAGGCCAAAGCGATTCGCCACAAAACGGGCATCAGAACCGGCCACAATGAAGGTCCGCACATGCCGGAGGTCCATCTCTTTGGTGAGGGATTCACAGGTATTCAACACACATTCTGTCAGATACCGTTTAAGATAATGGGGGGTTCCAAAGGATTGACGAACCTGCTGATCTATAAGAATGGTCCCCAGTCGCAAACTGTGGGCCGCCACCATTTTCCCCCGGCGCAAGAGCATGAGTTCCGTAGAACCCCCACCAACTTCGATGATCACCGAGTTGGATCGATTAAATTGAGGGCGATCGTGCCCCAGGGCCCATTTCACAGCCACGTACATGAGCCGGTTTTCTTCTATGCCTTCTACC of Treponema sp. J25 contains these proteins:
- a CDS encoding class I SAM-dependent rRNA methyltransferase; this translates as MKRIILKAGEEYRLLRGHPWVFDNEVAAIVDPKGDLVSLEPGELVDVESSRKTYVGRALANPHSKIIARLYSPSKEGIDRGFFIHRLRKALEWRRRWYNLDTTSVRLVFGEADGLPGLIVDRFVGWPLEQVLSMYDGAQTTKNDGVGNPGEAFEGNADAQRRPLTFDLLQERLGSPGVWYAVQFLSYGMDQRRSLVLEALENLLGKAKGIIERDDTPVRSLEGLTPRAGLLQGTWPEKGICVFENQFPFVVDLLGGQKTGHFLDQRENRARLEPFVKGGTVLDLCCHTGGFSIHAARYGAQEVLAVDVSKDALAMLHLNARINGVSERIQTLEGDVFEVLRNLVQERRQFDCIVLDPPAFAKTKTALAGALRGYRDINRHALLVLKRGGFLFTCSCSQAMTEDKFKEMIEMAAAEADRRLRLVEFRYQSIDHPILVGYDESLYLKCGIYQVL
- a CDS encoding FAD-dependent oxidoreductase, with the translated sequence MADNKHILIIGGGYGGIEAAKRLAKTFKKDTHITITLIDKRPYHTLMTELHEVAGHRVEGDSVRVPYAKIFGGSKVQVVLDTIESIDFAKQEARSKSAVYTYDYLVLGTGAEPDFFGIPGTKENALTLWSYEDAVRIRHHIESMFEQAVAIQDPALRRKMLTFVVAGAGFTGIEMAGELLEWRDAMCAKWLVSPEEVRIVVVEALPSILPMLEEDLRKKVERYLQKKKVEVLTQTPIVGADAGLVKLQNGSTIETATFIWTCGVQGSQFGGTLALEKGKRNRIQVTPEMNAPQYPNVFLTGDMVWFLENEKPLPQVVETALQTADVVAHNIAAAIKGGETKQFKSNYHGFMVSVGSKYGVSNAGGIKLSGFFAIAMKHLVNLHYLFGVAGINQCWEYLKHEFLNMDSGRSILRGFGAYKTRGYWILPLRLWLGLMWVMEGVNKIGEGWLAWSSGSKSWWMFSPGVIQAGVTKAAETLQNGAAEAVSAASEAATEGAAAATQAVAEAVSAASDAGTWDAAGTAATQAAEQTAKAFGKIWDLSKPIFDVNGPVATWFRTTLMDGIAAHIPFQIFQLMVVLTEIAIGLALMGGLFTWLAAAASIAMCIVFTLSGMFAWDQVWFVFAAFLMLGGAGRAFGLDCWVVPFFKKWWNGIPFVQRHHLYLDNPSRKTTSKK
- a CDS encoding manganese efflux pump MntP family protein → MLQVFLIALGLSMDAFAVSVSAGICIAQLQWPYILRGAFSFGFFQFLMPLIGWTAGLYFRNQIQNYDHWVAFALLVFIGGKMLLESFGEKDPSCPDDSENQMRSSHVDIRNIRILLLLSLATSIDALAVGLSFSFLGYSIVDAALLIGLITLGVCLLGFEFGKRLGHLIEKRAEQLGGIILVGIGIKILLEHLLK
- the holA gene encoding DNA polymerase III subunit delta, which translates into the protein MAKGEVYIFTGPEIGERQEALNELRARITKNTGMPPEEQSFYIGETPIGDILSIIRNGSLFSEVRLFILKNCENLKKKDEVDPLAKYCEHPHEDTYLVLLSDEISIDRNIENAVSRDHRRVFWELFENRKHEWVQTFFRREGFSIEPAAIETILELVENNTDALRQECSRLCLVLDKNQPITAEQVESYLTHNKEESPFTLFSHLARRNLGKSLETLHTLLNSKESVQALLAGLLWCFRKLESYLVLEQQGLLSEMELKKIGLGSRKAQEDYRQASRTFTLSQVHHSIALLAKTDVEIRMAGSAMESLLMELLLYSILK
- the ppk1 gene encoding polyphosphate kinase 1 — its product is MEEKNVFFSRDLSWIDFNERVLYEALRKDVPLLERLKYLIIVSSNFDEFFMIRIATLKRALRSGAGPDISGLSIEEQLRRAREKIQSIVERQYVCLQEEILPALVRSGLELLRAEEYSEEQAQYLEHLFMNQVYPALTPLRMKAGEEVPTIGNLKLHGAFLLVPQETVAASSKPGPSENGSAMADETSEPLPVIVQIPSSIERLIWLPPSKEGVRQCTLLDEVLLRWGYLLFPGYAIRESMLFRITRDADISVDEERDEDFIEAMAEVLRNRERSAPVRMVCSSTSTSLRAIIQDLLALGDEDVYVTPHPIDIPALMPLIHVKGFEGLKYEAWTHYWPPALPEEGPLWDRIRQSDVLLYHPYHSFDPVVRLLQDAATDPRVVAIKITLYRTSGDSPIVRALEQAARNGKHVTAVVELKARFDEEQNITWANRLEEAGAIVVYGLARLKVHAKVCLIVRREEDSMVRYVHLSTGNYNDKTARLYADVGLLTAYEEYAQDVTLFFNMITGYSIVQSMKLFSVAPINLKQRLLELIDRETRRASQGYPGKIVAKLNSLSDPEVIEALYRASQAGVQIQLNVRGICMLVPGVPGLSSTIEVVSVIDRYLEHARILYFMNGGAEEVYLSSADWMPRNLERRIELLFPIVDVDIKEEIKSFLFAYFRDTTHAHRLQRDGRWLPVSSLAGATEEPFRAQYWIYEKIRKEAVSAENLALQELVVRRKAPGQ
- a CDS encoding polyprenyl synthetase family protein — translated: MLSFFKNYPALAADLQVVQGRILEVCSSSNPLIQEAVKVLFDNQGKMLRPALLIIGSWYGKEPNREKIINLSAALELLHVATLVHDDVIDDAPLRRGNPTVHSRFGQKDAVLVGDFLLSRCFILASEYTSPENARYIARAMSVICSMEIEQDTHRFQASLSIRSYLRKIIGKTTILFGSALFVGASESKAPRRIQEILRRIGYNLGMAFQIIDDILDYTGDPEVIKKPRGSDLRSGLVTLPLILALHKDRTGKLHQLVAPGQFEKADPLEIIELCEKLGGIEEARHVAHSYTQRALFLIDTLPQSSPTPMLRELTTQLLYRKY
- a CDS encoding HD domain-containing protein, producing MASVSYRLMAIIEIGSTGIRLLVAELFKNGQWQVVDRASKPVSLGRDVFTDGNISRETLLNSIAVLKSYKELINGWGIKDGDVHVIATSALREARNRDMFIDRVFLQTGFTINVVEGIEENRLMYVAVKWALGHDRPQFNRSNSVIIEVGGGSTELMLLRRGKMVAAHSLRLGTILIDQQVRQSFGTPHYLKRYLTECVLNTCESLTKEMDLRHVRTFIVAGSDARFVANRFGLEINKNCWIIGRQVFIDFVDRIENYSVEECVQKLRIPYAEAEGIIPGLLTYKLFLEQTSATEVIVPNASIREGMLITLASGIESDLQEEFFSQIIASAINLGRKYRFDEEHARHVRMLALRLFDELRPIHGLERRSRLFLEIGALLHDIGMFIRSSGHHKHSQYIIANSEIFGLHQDELNIISNVVRYHRKAPPNSTHIAYLALQREERILVLKLAAILRIADALDRGHAQRIRDFTLEIRDDTILIRLSDEQDITMERIGIEEKADLFMNVYGYRVLLA